Part of the Mus caroli chromosome 1, CAROLI_EIJ_v1.1, whole genome shotgun sequence genome, TCTCTAGTTGAGGAGGGAAGATGCCTTTGTACAAGGTGATCTCATTATTTCTGCTTTTGATAATGGAGTCATCCAGGAAGGGGTAGGCATAACCATAGCCTGTGGCGAAGATGACACAGTCAATGGCCTCAAACACGGTCCCATCCTCAAACACAGCAGAGGTCTCTGTGAACTCCTTTACATTAGGCTTGATGGACACCATGCCACACAGGATTCGGGCTGGGAGCTCATCATTGAACACGGGCTCTTTCCTGAGTGTTCTGTAAGGACAGCAGAGATGAGGTCATTGTAACAGTAATGTTTGCACACTGCCTTAGTCTCTATACAAGTTgttaaaaaaaggaacaaaacaaagagtttTCCCCAAGGTATGGAATATCATTAATGCATTAGAGGAATAAAATGGACATGTGGCATGTAGGAAGTAAGAGAAGTTGCTTTTGGCATGCTCCTTCTCATCCATATGGCTTGTTCTCAGAATGAACAACCATCCCCAGCAACTATCAAAGCGTTTGTTAAGGAAAGTTCGAACGTAAGGTACCTGGTTCCTAAAGTCTTCCCATTACTTCTTATTCCCCATGACATTGTGAGGATTAAGTCCTCTGAAATTCCCCGTGCCTCATTTTTAtcccctcttctggaatgtcaaTATCAGGTATCTTAGGTCACAGGGATCTCTAAATAATATGAAGAATGTTGTCTGTAGCACAGATAAAGTGCTAAAAGCATTAACCTTtattcttaaaactttttttttttttaaagatttatttattatatgtaagtacactgtagctgtcttcagacactccagaagagggagccagatctcattgcggatggttgtgagccaccatgtggttgctgggatttgaactcctgaccttcggaagaacagtcgggtgctcttacccactgagccatctcaccagcccttaaccTTTATTCTTACTTTTTCAAACTGGCCATGGTAAGATAAACTTGGGtgagtgaaagaaaaagaaagaaagaaagaaagaaagaaacaaagaaagaaacaaagaaagaaagaaagaaagaaagaaagaaagaaagaaagaaagaaagaaagaaacaaagaaagaaacaaagaaagcaagcaagcaaggaagctaTACCAGGGTTTCCATAGGCTGGTGAAATAGGAGCCACATGAAGTAATTGTACACCTTGAGCCAAGTCAGGCACCCCTGGGAACTCAGATAAGGCTAGAAGAAGGGGGAAGTGTTTGAAGCACTGGGGATCTGAAAAGAGATCCTTATTTTTCAACAGTAAAATCCTCATGCGTGCAGATCATTCTGGACTTGAATGGCATGGAAGGAAAGGGCTTTGTTATGATATAGCTAAGACAGTTACGAGAAGAAACTTGAGGAGGATTTCTctggagaagaaacagagacaggaagatcggTTGGAACTCTGGGTGGAAAGGACTCAActgtatttctttcctgacaCTTGTATTAAACTCATTAAACACCAGTCATCAATCATTCCAACCTCACTGAGACTGACTTTGTCAAGGCCATCAGAATAGAGCTGATAGGTCCAATGGTCCATTTCACTTATCTTGCTGaacttattattatattaataactATTGACTTAATTAATCTTATCTTCCCTCCCgaaatacatttcaaaagatCATCAAAGATCATCATGTTTTCCTAGTTCCTTTCCTAATATGACTACTTggtgtctctgcttctgtctgtctatctgtctgtctgtctgtctctcctcctcctctctctctgttgctgATATTCCATTTCCCACCAGACTACTGAGCAAATAGTTTATACCCCAGAACTCCACCCTCAGTCTTTTTGCCCCCTACACCACCATTCATCCTTCAAGAGAGGGTGTAAGAATTTGAACCTCTCTTTTGTGTATTCCATAGCCATTCAACATATTTTTCTGCATTCTGGCATCTTAGTTTTGGTGCAGCTAAAGATCAAGCTCTGTTCTTTCCAGAGGCTTCTATATCTCAGTAAACACCAGCTATGTTCTCTCTCAGATCAaaagttttaaagatatttttcaagCTCTTCTCGCTATCACATTCTTTATCATGTATAAcagaaaatggccatcttgccaaaagcaatcttcagattaaatgtaatccccatcaaatttccaaatcaattctttacagagttagaaagagcaattttcaaattcatttgaaacaacaaaaaacccaggatagtgaaactattctcaacaataaaagaacttttgggggaatcaccatccttgacctcaagctgtattacaaagcaatagtgataaaaactgcatggtattggtgcagagacagacaggaagatcaatggattagaactgaagacccagaaatgaacccacacacatatggtcacttgacatttgacaaaggagctaaaaaccattcagtggaaaaaaaaagacagcatttttaacaaatgctgctggttcaACTGGGGTCAGCTTGTCAAAAAAGGgaaaattgacccattcttatttccttgtacaaagcataagtccaagtggatcaaggacctgtacataaaaccagagatactgaaacttatagaggagaaagtcggggaagagcctcaaacacatgggcacaggggaaaatttcctgagcagaacaccaatggcttatgctctaagatcaagaatcgacaaatgggacctcataaaattgcaaagcttctataaggcaaaggacactgtcaataggacaaaatggcaaccaacagattgggaaaagatctttaccaatcctacatccaatagagagctaatatccaatatatacaaagaactcaagaagttagacttcagagaaacaaccctattttaaaaaaaatgagttacagaactaaacaagaattctcaactgaggaatattgaatggccgagaagcacataatgaaatattcaacatcctttcttttcagagaaatgcaaatcaaaacaaccctgagattccacctcacacaaattagaatggctaaaataaaaaactcaggtgacagcagatgctggtgaggatgtggagaaagaggaacactccttcattgctggtggaattgcaagctggtacaactactctggaaatctgtctggcggttcctcagaaaactggacatagtgctacctgaagacccagcagtaccactcctgggtataaacccagaagatgctccaacatataataaggacacatgctccactatgtttatagcagtcttatttatagtagccagaagctggaaagaacccagatgtccctcaacagaagaatggatacagaaaatgtggtaaatttacacaatggagtactactcagctattaataacaacgaattcatgaaattcttaggcaaatggatagaactagaaaatatcaccctgagtgaggtaacccaatcacaaaagaacatacatggtatgtattcactgataagtgaatattagcctaaaagctccaaatactcaagatacaattcacagaccacatgaagctcaagaagaaggaagaccaaagtgtgggtgcttagATTCTTCTCAGAAGGAATACAAAATagaggagcaaatatggagataaagtgtagagcagagaccaaaggaaaggccacccagagactgttctgcctggggattcatcccatatacagttactaaacccaaacactattgtggatgtcaagaagtacatgctgacaggagcctgatatggctgtctcctgagaggccctgccagagcctgacaaatacagaggcagatgctctcagccaaccattagactgagtgtggggtccccaatagaggagttagagaaaggactgaaggagctgaaggggtttgcaaccccataggaagaacaacaatatcaaccaatcagaccacccagagctctcagggagtAAGCCAGAAACCAAGGAATAtacatggttccagctgcatatgtagcagatgatgaccttgtcaggcatcaatgggaggagaggtccttggtccagtgaagactggatagatgctccagtgtaggggaatcgagggcggggaggtgggagtggttgggcgggtggaggaacaccttcatagaagcaggggacgGGATGGGATAGGCGGTTTCTGGGGTGGggagaactgggaaaggggataccatttgaaatgtaaatttaaaaaatccaataaaaaaaaggaaaaaaaaaaagaaaatcctaggTATTTTCCTTTCAATGAACACTGATAATGGGTCCTATTCCTGGACACCAATCTCTGTCATACTGTTTTTTGACAGCTATTTTTGGAACACATTGTTTTGGTAGTTAGGATTGAATTGATGGCCTCCTACACGCTGGGTATACACTCTACCCCAGTTCTGACAAAAGCGTGTGAACCGGTCACACTGAACGTCTGTCCGTGCTCCGCCTCTCACTGAATGACAGTGACTAGTGTAGTAAAGTATCCCCAGCACTAACTTAGATATTGTCCCTAATATTTTTTGGATGTTCGGCTTCCTGTTGCGTTTAGAGTAAAAGCCAGGCTCTCAGGTCCATAAGATGCAATGCCAATTGGATATTTCCAtatctctggtttcttttccaTGCTCACCTCTTCTCTCCTGTAAAAGGGGCTCACCCTGCTTGTTGATTATGCCAGCCCTACCCTGAAGAGAGACCCCAACTGTATCCTCTGTAACCCTCTTCCCTAGATAGCCTTGCAGTTCTTCCGCATATTTCCTTTAGGGTTTTGCTTTAAAAAGTCCTCTTTCCTCTGAGACCTAATTCAAGGACCCCATTGTAAACTATGCTAATGGCATCTTCCTTCACCCTTGCTTCCATCAACAAACAGCCTTCTGCTAAGCATATTGTCTGTTTACAGCTAAGAGAAGTGTATTCCAGTAGGGTGGGATTCTGTTTGTTCTAGATACCGATGTATCCACAAAGACTTAACTTAGGATCTGACatagtaaatatttcatttgtattAGCTAAGTCAATTAATTTGTAGGGACTTTGAGATTTGTATTCAGTGTTGGAGCCATTTCTTATGTAGCAGGCTTAACAGagttgtagaaaaaaattaaggtgggaaCTGGGGATGCTGGACTCATTTGTGGTGGGTTTTGCTCAGTGAGAGCACTCTTTGGGGGGCTGAGAAGAGAGTGCAACACAACAAAGTTATTTTGTTAGCATCAGCTTTGACATTAAGCATGAGGTCAATGGATAAAGAACAATGCAGATCTGAGTTTGTACTGAAGGTTGTTTTTACTCCCTGGATGTGGGACCTTGGTAAGATTATTAATTCTGTTgtacttcagttttcttttttgaaatgcAGGAGAACAAACAGAGCCCTCTTCATGCTTACCAGGGTACGTGTCATAATATATGCCAGAGCTTAAAGGTCGACTAGGTAAGACTCTGGTAATATATGAagttataaaacatatttatttttattactgttactGTGGGAACTGCTTGCTTCAGTGTTACCTAACTTTCTAGATGTACAAATCTGGTAAGGAACATGTGTGGAAATCAGTCCCAATATTTGCAGTTCTTTATCCTTGGATACATGAGATGTGattatttcatgaatatttttgatttgttttgtgatTACAACACACATCAAGGGCTGTTGACCTAGAGATCAAATTTGGCAGGCCCATCACGTTTTAGTCCCTGTTACCTGTTTAAAGGCACCAAACCATAGTTTTCGTGCTTGAATCTGGCATTCATCTGCCTTAGGTACCACCAGTCAGAGATGGCGGTGGGTAAGTTGTTTTTGAGGAAAGTTTGAAACCGTGTGAGCACCACCATGTCCCAAGGGTAGCCATCGTCCCAGACCCGACTCATCACCCAAGAACCACTTCTGGAGCTGATGGTGacctgaataaacaaacaaacaaatccacaaATGCTAAATGTAATGAGTGTAGTGCTCATTGTAGGATGCCTTCTGCATCTCTAGGGATAAACTTGTTACTGTTGCTCTTGAGGGTTTGGTTctgttgggtgtttttgtttttgtttttgttttgttctgtttttgcaAGGAGGAAGTAGAAATCCCTTGGCTCTCAATCCTTCTAAATTGTTGCATAAGGCAAAAGGAAGCTAGTTTTCCTTCCTGGGAGACACTGACTCCAAGAGCATTTCACACAAACCTCCTCATCTCAATTTGCTTCTGCAGACTGGAACCGACTTATTTCAATCTTCAGCACAGCTGACCACCAATATGAATTCCCATTATATTTATCTCAGTGCTCTCCCAATTATTATCTCAAAATAGGCATTGGTGTAAAATAAGGCAAGCAAGTTATGACTAGGACACTACAGCCAAAAATCTTGGCCCTCTGATCGCTAGATGATAGGACATGGGGGAAGACTGCTTTAACAATAATCTTGTCTCTCTTCTCCCAAAACAGAAGGAATTGGCATCTACAAACTCAGATTTGCATGAGGGTCAGTTGAGGATGCTAACCTGGGCAATATGGCTGACATCACATCTAATATGTGGTTAGTAAATGtcaatttcctttccttcctcttttgttACTTCCTAACACAGTAGGTTTTAggtttcttctctgattttgttttttttttgttgttgttgttgttgttttttgttttgtttttaaattatgcaaTGCTATTAAAAGAGAAGCTGGCTAGAGGCTGAGAAGCTTGAGAGCGTCAGAAGTTTGTGCTCTTTCCACAGTTTCATCACACAGGCAGACGTAACTATCTCAGAACCATGGTTCATCTCATTTCTCTTAGTTCAAAGCCTTAAGCGATAAACTTTTACTTATGAAGAACCCATATTCTTCAATGTCCATTGAAGCCTTTGGAAAGATCACCTACTAGGACTCCAGcgttttttttcctctcatagtTCCCGAGCTCCTCTGCCCTTGGAATCTGAAACTCTGAATTTACTTTTCTTAGGTCTTCTGCCACTCAGAGCTTACGTTCCCCTGAGTCACCTAAGAACTTGCTGATGTTCTGTCTTCAGCtatcttcttcttcattttttttcctccaatggGAAAAACAGGATTCAAGGACTTTGTACTAAGAGTTAAAAGCACTCACTTATGGGGAGTACCAAAGCACCCTGATGCAGTATATCTGCTGTTACTATTAAGAACTTTCATTTCATCAAGATAAATCAGAAGCCCTCTAATACACAGTGCTGggtcctgttttctttctttgctgtctttcccccttctaagaatagCTACTGACACCACTTCAGCAGGATGGTTTTCAAGAATGGGTTCAGGTCCATCCCCTTGGTATGGCCTCAGACTCTACAATCTTTTAGTCATTTAGTGACAGAATTATCCTTTTATTCTTCATTCCAGTGGTAGCTCTTATACTGTTATCATGCATTCTGCTTAGTTCTTGAGCTTGTTTGTGTGTTCCAGTGtctgtgagagtgagtgtgaatgaatgagtgtgtgtgtgtgtgtgtatgtgtatgtgtgtgtgtgtatgtgtgtgtgtgtgtgtgtgtgtgtgtgagagagagagagagagagNNNNNNNNNNNNNNNNNNNNNNNNNgagagagagagagagagagagagagagagagttggctAGATTTTACTACCTCCTGAGAAGGAAGGCCATGTGGTAAATTCCTTTGTATGCCTCCTAGTTATCAAGTGCAGCATGGATAGAGGCCTAGGATTAGATTTTTATACCATTTGTCTTGACATGGTATCTGTACATCTTGACTGCAATATCCTGGAGTAAAACTAGACATCTGCTGGGGATGCTCAGAAACTTTATTAGGGACCTGTACTGGGCTTATGTTACACCAGTAGGCATAACATCTGGGAATTGGATTCCTGTCTTTGTGCTTATAAATCCTTACTGAATCTTTTAGAGTGAGGATTGACATTTGTTTAAAGTCACACCCCGAAAGGACCTTCATCAccccctctccatcttcctttcagCTTCCCGTCATATCCTTCTTACCCAGACCCACTGACATGCAGCCCAGAGGCCCAGTGTCCATTTTTGAGAGACCAAAGCATCTTACTGTGAGACCTTCTGCCTGGACACCTCTTCCCAAACCGTGCCTTTCTCAATGctggttctctgtgtgtgtgctgtcatcTCCAGGGGTCTTTTCCTCCACATGTGGATAGATCGCCCCCTTCAATCACAGGGATTGTGTGCTGTATTTTCTTTGCTAGCCCTTTTCACAGTGGTAATTTACACCTGAGAGCATTGACCTCATAGCTTGGAGTTCAAGAGTGAGGGTTATGTTTGCTTTGCTCAACATTCTTTCCCCAAACCAGCACGCCAGTGCCTGGAACAACAAGTAACTATTGAACGAATGCACGCATGCAGTGAACATGGGGCTCTCTGTTTTTATTGACTGAATCCTGTTTTAACTCCATAACAATCTTATTTCTAAATTGGTTCTGTTTTTATCTGTCTTATTGACTAGGAGACCAGAAACCCACAAGTCTAGAACCACTTGTCTAAGAGTCTCAGTCATAACTTTCACCTCAAGTTCATGTTAACTTTAGAGAAATCGATCAGACACACATGAGGTATACAAATGTCTCAAGaagctagctgggtgggaagCATTGCCAGTGATACCTATAAAGCCACTTCAAATCTCACTTGTCACCTAGAATGCTGAGGCATATGAAATATCACCTGGCATTCACATGCCACCCCATTCCATAGCGCAGCTTTCAAGTAATGGCTTTTGTCCCTTTAAGATTGTCCGTGGAGCACATGGGCTACTGTACCTGCTGAGCTACATGGCTGAGTTCTGCAGCAATGTCACAGCCTGAGTTCCCCAGGCCAATCACCAGGACTCGTTTTCCCTTCCATATTCCTGGTTCCTTATAGTCCCTGCTGTGGAAGCATTTGCCTTTAAAACGGTTCAGTCCTGAGTGAGAAGTGAGAAGCATGTGAATCAATTTCATTTCTAGGAAAATAAAGCAACTTTAGTGGTCATGAAATAAGACAACTTAGtaatcctaacacacacacacacacacacacacacacacacacacacacacaggtctatATATATCAGAAACATGTTTTAAGTTGACTGCTTGTAGTCTAATTAAAAAGACATTACCACAGTTTGGGGATGGCTTAAGTTTATTGCCCAGAGGTACAGATGCTGCCAGCTTGGTCCCCAGCATAGTGGTACTGAGGTGTGGATATAAGAGGTGGAGACAGCTGGGAAGTGATTTTGTCATTTAGGACATCACCCGtggaaagggtgagtttatttaCACGAGAGAGAAGTAAGCTCTATTGTTCTAAAAAAGAACAAGCTTTGCTGTTGAATCTCTCTAGCTGCCTGTCTCATGTAGTAATCCTTACCGGCTGGACTTGACctattctttttccctttctttactATGCTGTGAtacaactggtgtgtgtgtgtgtgtgtgtgtgtgtgtgtgctgcaatGGAAGACAGTCCTAGCTACCATGCTGCGTAGACTTTCTAGTGTctataaatatttgcaaaataagCTTAGTTCTTCAACAATGTCTTGATTGCCAGGTATTCTGTTACTAGCATCAGAGAACACACTGAAATAGACACCACGAGCCTGTTAATTCTTGACAGATGTGTAGGTGGCTTCCTATATTTTAGCCTTACCTGGAAAGGAGTCTTTTGGTACATGGGGAAATACATGATGCCCAGAACAAATCATTGTAGCATCAAAGACAGCTGTTTCTTTTTTACCGTCCTTTTCAGTGGTGACTTCCCATTTGCCAGTAGTTGAGAAATCAGGACATTTATTTATACTGGTTACAAGTGTCTaaggaatgcagagagaaagCCTTCTTTAATATTCTAATAGTAGATTGGTCTTGATAAAATTACTTAATTAGAAAGGTACCTCTTAATGAAATTCAAAAATCCCTTGGAAGAAATGAGAACATTagattacatatgtatgtatgtatgtatacattaatatatagtgtgtatattttttcatcttgttttaaaatattttttattgtttactgCAAATGGTTAAGTTTATAGTCTCACAAAAGCATGGCTTTATACACCTTGCACAAGAAGTCTCACTAATATCCAGTTCTAGATGGTTtgtatttttacattaaatttcTTTTAGACACATGACTATTTAGAAATTGGAGTTAATACATTTATAAACCCATGGATACCTTGTATCTATTTCTTTGTTACTGATTTGGTGCTGTTTTGATATAAGAACAGCAAGTGACCATGTATTGCCTATTTCTGACGTTTCCTGAGAAATAGTGTTCTGAAATCTACAGTTAGAGAAAGTTAAaaggggctgggcatggtggtgcaaacctttagtcccagcactcaagaggcagacacaagtggatcactgtgagttcaaggccagcatgttctacgaagtgagttccaggatagacagacagacagacagacagatagatagatagatagacagatagataagtAAATAGAGCAGCAGTCTCGGACCTCCTCATCACCATATCTGAAGCTATTTTTCTGATAATGTCTTACCTCAAACTGTATGTATTTCAGGAGGTTCTTTTCCTTGGCAAATGAAGTAATGTATTCTTGGAGCTTGCTGTGATGCATGAAGTTGGGAAAGTCGTCGGGATAGGGGAAGTCTGGAAAACACATCATTTCTTTGGAAGAGTTGGTGAAGACTGATTGGTAAATGCTGGCCCTGCCCTCTTCTATATGGTCCTGTGAACGACAGTTTCAGATGGGTAAAAATACTCAGTCCCAAGTCACTGTAGTAAGATGAGTTGACCTTTGTCCACAGATTGCCTCTGATAAGCTGATAAATAGATATTCACGTACCCTAAACAATTGATGCTGACCACAGAACTTTATCAAGGTCATTAAGGGTATGGAAGCACATACTCGACATGGTTTGTTTTCTAAGGGAAAcctcttctttgtttccttttagaCATATGCAATCAGCACTCTTATTTCTATCATCTATGCTGATAGAGGTTTTCATAGTTCAACTCTACAGGATTTCATTGTGTCACCAACTCACCTGCTTCAGTAACTACTAGCCGATTTGAATGGTAAAGACCGTGATAGGTGGTTGACAGTATTTACAAGATTTGTAAATGTGAGCATTTTCAAActagtcttttaaaattaattgtaaaatTTCTACTACCTTTTTTTTTGAACAAAGCATATTGAATTGATGGGCATTGCCTGCCCACATTTATGCAGGTAATAGAGTTTTAACTTTTAGAAATATAGAAACGTTTGCACAGGTAAATTAAGAGAGAAGTTACAGCAACATGCTTAGAACAGTAGAGGAGGAATTAGATGATGGTGAGAGAAGACGGGACATGGAAGCCATGGAAGGAAAAAGGCTCAGCAGAGAGCAGATCAGGACATGGGGTTCTCATCTGTAGCCATAGTTGACCTCCcatctttctcacacacaccaccaccaccacaactaccatgaacaacaacaacaacaacatcaacaaaacatcCCCAAACTATGATGAAAGATTAAATTATAGATCTTTATGGATGGTTGCAAGTGTGTAGAGAAGCACGTAGACCATTAGAAAGTTCTCACTAGATTTCATGTAACTCAAAGCTGATGGGCACCTGGATTATGACCTTTTAGTAAACGCTGGAACATTACATCATATCAGTCAGTATCACTAGCCAGACTGAAATTTCCTTATTGTCAAGTGACAGCTTAGGTATTGTGTTTACTTCCAAAAAGAATGTGACCTTGAAAGGTGACCCAAGCTTTCTGTTGCTCATGTGACTCACGCACCTGACTAGTCCACATGAAAATTTGAGCAGGTGAAGGGATTTGTAGCCTCTAACAAGTTTAGGAAGCTTGATATAAATGATATcgcaaggaaagaggaagggattAAGGAAAAGTTAATTCACATAGAGTCTCCCAACTTGAAAACCCCAAATCTGAAACATTTTGAACACCAGCATTGAAATGTAAGTAGAAAAATTCAGCTGTAGGTGGaacaagactcagggaacattgtaaaagaaaagggcagaaagaatgtaagggcCAGAGTATGGAGAAGGGCGCTGTGGAAAGATGTCCTCTGGACATGGCTGCTGCACACACTGACTCAGAGTAGGTGTGGTGTCCTGCTCAGGGCGTGCTCAAGATCAACCAGTTAAAAACTGGGCTAAGGAAGGGGCTCCTGTGGTCTCACTCCAAGCTGAAAAAATATTGGCAGTTAATAACTGCTGGGGGATGAAGAAttactgcctttcttttctttctttctttctttttttctttctttctttctttctttctttctttctttctttctttctttctttctttctttctctctctctctctctctctttctttctttcctttcttcccttcctccctcccttccttccttccttccttccttccttccttcctttctttttcaatatACCAcaacctcagtttcccttccctccattc contains:
- the LOC110301896 gene encoding dimethylaniline monooxygenase [N-oxide-forming] 3, translating into MKKKVAIIGAGVSGLAAIRSCLEEGLEPTCFERSDDVGGLWKFSDHIEEGRASIYQSVFTNSSKEMMCFPDFPYPDDFPNFMHHSKLQEYITSFAKEKNLLKYIQFETLVTSINKCPDFSTTGKWEVTTEKDGKKETAVFDATMICSGHHVFPHVPKDSFPGLNRFKGKCFHSRDYKEPGIWKGKRVLVIGLGNSGCDIAAELSHVAQQVTISSRSGSWVMSRVWDDGYPWDMVVLTRFQTFLKNNLPTAISDWWYLRQMNARFKHENYGLVPLNRTLRKEPVFNDELPARILCGMVSIKPNVKEFTETSAVFEDGTVFEAIDCVIFATGYGYAYPFLDDSIIKSRNNEITLYKGIFPPQLEKPTMAVIGLVQSLGAAIPTTDLQARWAAQVIKGTCTLPSVNNMMDDIEEKMGEKLTWFGNSATIQTDYIVYMDELASFIGAKPNLLWLFLKDPRLAVEVFFGPCSPYQFRLVGPGKWSGARNAILTQWDRSLKPMKTRVVSKVQKSWFYFYSRLLRFLAVAVLLIALFLVLI